The nucleotide window TAGGCGCTCTTGCACGGGTTCGTTGCGCCACGCTTCGTCTTTTACGATTTCCTTGCCTTTGTTTTTAACGTGCTCGGCAAATTCAACCAACCGTTCGGTAGCATCGGGGCGGCGGTTGAGCAGCACGTCCTCGATGCGTTCCAGCAAGTCTTTTGGGATTTCTTCGTACACCTCAATCATGCCGGCATTAACAATACCCATGTCCATGCCTGCCTGAATGGCGTGGTATAGAAAAGCAGAGTGCATGGCTTCGCGCACTACGTCGTTGCCGCGGAACGAGAAGGAAATATTGCTTACGCCGCCCGAAACTTTTGCACCCGGCAGGTTTTCTTTAATCCATTGGGTGGCGCGAATGAAATCAACGGCGTAGTTGTTATGCTCCTCAATGCCTGTGGCTACGGTCAGGATGTTGGGGTCAAAGATGATGTCTTGCGGCGGGAAACCGACTTCGTTCACCAGAATATCGTAGCTGCGTTTACAGATTTCTATGCGGCGTTCGTAGCTGTCGGCCTGTCCTTGTTCATCAAACGCCATTACTACCACGGCTGCACCGTAGCGGCGAATCAGGTGTGCGTGTTCTTTGAATTTTGCCTCACCTTCTTTCAAAGAAATGGAATTGACGATGCCTTTGCCCTGCACACATTTCAAACCTGCTTCAATTACGCTCCATTTGGAGGAGTCTATCATCACGGGTACGCGCGCGATGTCGGGTTCTGCGGCAATGAGGTTTAAAAATTTTACCATTGCGGCTTCGGAATCCAACATGCCCTCATCCATGTTGATATCAATAATCTGTGCGCCGCCTTCTACCTGCTGGCGGGCAATGTCTAATGCTTCTTCGTAATTTCCCTCTTTGATGAGGCGGGCAAATTTGCGGCTGCCTGTAACGTTGGTACGCTCGCCGATATTGACAAATCGCGTTTCAGGGGTGATGTTGAGCGGCTCTAATCCACTGAGGTGCAGGTAGTTGTCTTTTTCGGGAATTTGACGAGGTTTGTAGCGGGCAACCGTTTGGGCAATAGCGCGAATATGTTCGGGCGTAGTGCCGCAACAGCCGCCGACAATGTTCAGCAAACCTGCCTCTGCAAACTCAATTAATTGCGCTACCATTTGTTCGGGTGTTTCATCGTACTGCCCGAACTCGTTGGGTAAGCCTGCATTGGGGTAAATGCTGACCGCTACGTTGGCTACTCGGCTCAATTCTTTGGCATAGGGCAACATCAGGCGCGCCCCCAAAGCACAGTTCAGACCTACGCTCATGATGTGTGCATGGGAAATAGAATGCCAAAATGCCTCTGTTACCTGTCCTGAAAGGGTTCTGCCGCTTTGGTCGGTAATCGTTCCTGAAACCATCACGGGCAATTTTTTGCCGGGTATGCCCAAGAAAGGGAATTGGGTTTTATCGCCTTTCGCACACTCGCGGCGCGGCGGCATAGATGTATGATGAATCTCGTCAAAATATTTTTCAATGGCAAAAAGGGCAGCTTTTGCGTTCAGTGTATCAAAAATGGTTTCTACCAACAGCACATCTGCGCCGCCATCCACCAAACCGCATACCTGTTCGTAGTAGGCCTCTACCAACTGGTCAAAAGTAACGGCACGATATCCGGGGTCGTTTACATCAGGCGAAATGGAGGCGGTGCGGTTGGTCGGCCCCAGTGCACCGGCTACGTAGCGGGGTTTATCGGGCTGTTGCGATGAAATTTCATCGGCTACTTCACGCGCTATTTTGGCTGATTGATAGTTTAGTTCATACGCCAGTTCTTCCAACTGATAATCGGCCTGTGCAATTCTGGTGCCGCTGAAAGTATTGGTCTCGATAATATCTGCACCTGCGAGCAAATATTGCCTGTGGATTTCTTTGATGATGTCGGGGCGTGTGATGGAAAGCAGGTCGTTATTTCCTTTTAAATCGTGCGGATGGTCTTTGAAACGTTCGCCTCTAAAATCTTCCTCGCTGAGTTTGTAACGCTGAATCATGGTTCCCATGGCGCCATCCAGCACCAGAATGCGCTCTTTCAGCAGCTGACGTATGTCTGTTTTCATAGATGGAATTGATTTCGAAAATGTATATAGCGCCCTTGGGGCAATTCGTTATGAAATACTCAAAACAGAACGATAAATTTCAACAAAATTATATGCGAAACGGGTAGAATTTGCATTTTCGGCAGGCGATTTTGGTGCTGTGCGCAAATAAAAAGAGCCGCTCCTTGATTTGGGGCGGCTTAAACTGCTTGCCGTGAATCAGGCCTATCTCATGCGGATGCTGCCGTATTTGGTGGCAATGCGAACTTTACCGCCTCCTTTGCCTACCTGACCTTCCAGCGTCTGTGTTTGCGATTGTGAAATATCGCGGCGAATGTCTGCTCCTGCTACGTCCATCCTGATGCTGCCATAAGAGGAAGTAGCCGAAAACTCAAAGTTTTGCCCGCTGCCAAAATAAACGGTAAACGAACTGTATGCACCTTCTAAATCTATGGCAGAAAAGCCCTTGCTCACTTCGTCTATGCTGAAACTGCCTGCATAGCGCGCTTCCATATGGATTTCCTTTTTCAGCCGATGCACCTTAAAATCGGAATAGGCAATGTTTCCCGTGATGGTTTCGGCTTCATTTTCAATCAGAATGCCGCCATATTTGGTATCGGTACGGAGTTCTTTTACATTTTCGTAGGTTATTTTACCATAGCGATTGTTTACGGTCAATTTACCGCCTTCGCGAATAATACCGTTGCCATAGCTTAGGTCAATGATGCCATTTTCCAGCAACTCTATATCTGCGCTGCTGTATGCAATATCGAGCTTTTTGTTGGTGCCTGTAATTTTATTGGCTTTAAAACTGCCATACTTAACGGCTGCGTCTAATGAACCGCTGAAATTGTCTAAAAAAACGGCACCATAGCGGTTGTTGAGTTTTAATCCGTTTTTGGCGGGCATATTGACCAAATAGTTAATCTCAAAACCATTGATATTATTGATGTTGATACTTCCGGAAGAGTTGATAATGGTTTCAAAGCGCACGGTATTGCCCGTTTTGCCGTATTTGATTTCAATGCGGTCAAGTGTTTCCTTAGCCCGCCGCTCGTTGTTGCCCCATGCCCGCACGGTAACTTCTACCGTAATTTCGGGTTTGTCCCAAGTGTTGATGTGTATTTTACCGTGTCGGTTGGTCAGTTCTGCCACATCGCCCGCGTCCATGCTATATTTTTCGGAGATTTTTTTGGTTACTTCAATTCGGTCGGAGGCCTGTGCCGTCCAATAGAACATGGTCAGAAGCAGGCTAAGAAGGGCAACTTGTATATGTTTAGCTGAGTTTCTCATTTTTTTGCTGGGTTTGTTTTTGTACTTTTTCCAGAATTTCCAATTGTTTGTTGAGCAGTTCCATGCGGTATTGCAGGTTTTGAATCATCGCTTCTACGACTCGCTGACTGCCTGTTTTGTAAAAGTCGTTTTTCAGTTCGCCATAGGCTTCGTTGAGTTTTTTCAGTTCGGTTTCGTAATCTTTGCCTACGCCAAGTTTTTTGAGGTCATAACGGCTGAGTTCGTCCGATTTCAGTTGTATTTGGCGCGTGTAAAAATCTTCTGCCTCTGCAAGTTCGGGTGCTATTTGGTCAAGTGTAACCGTAACTGCGTCATTTGTCGGGAAGGTGGATGCAGCATTTTTTTGCAGTTGTCTGTTTTCGTACACCAGCCAGCCTATCCCCGTGCCAAGCAGCAAGATGATGGAGGCTGCTACTTGCCAGAGGCGATACAGAGGCACCATGCGCACCGATTTGCCTTGTTGCATTCCCTTTTGAATACTTGCCCATACTTTCGCATCGGGTTCTTCGCTGTCAAAGGCTTCCCTGTTTTGGGAAATAAATTTTTCTATTTTATCCTTTTCCATGACCTTAGTGGTATTTTTGGTTTACCAGTCGTTGCGTTGTTGCCGCAACATGTCTCTTAATTTCGCTTTGGCGCGGTTGTACTGCGTTTTTGAAGTAGAAACCGAAATGCCAAGAATTTCGGCAATTTCGCTGTGCTCATAGCTTTCCAGCGCATACAGCGAAAATACAACCCGAAAACCATCGGGCAATTGGCTGATGGCTTGCTGTACAAGCGCTATTTTTAACGGCAAATCTTCATCAGGTTCTTCTGTTTCTTCGGGAATGTCTGTTGTTTCTTCGCCGGTCAGCAGTTCTTTTTGCCACTTTCTGGACTGGTTAATGGCCGTATTGACGGCAATGCGCTTCAACCATGCCCCAAATGCAGACTCACCTCTGTAACTTCCCAACCTTTGAAAAGCAGTTAAAAAGGTTTCTTGCAGAGCGTCTTCTGCAAGCGCCGTGTTGCCGGTGATGCGCAAGCAAGTGTTGTACATTGCTTTGGCATACAGGCGGTACAACTGAAATTGCGCCTTGCTGTCTCCCTTGCGGCAGGCATCTATAACTGCCTGATGCTCATTGTGATAAACATCTTTATTGCTCTCGCCGGGTGTTTGAGTGATTTTCATCAACGCTCTCATCAGGGTTTCCTGCCAACTGTTTTTAAACCAAAGACAATCGGTAAAAACGGGAAGTTGCATGGCGACAAAAAGTTTTTGAAGAGATTACCTCTTTTGGAGGGCAGGGACGTTTTTTTCTTGTACCGGCGATGTTTTACGGGTGAGGCGTGCGTACAAAATGAGTATGGCGGCAATTAACAGCGCCAGAATCAGGGCAGGTAAAATTTTATTAAACCGCTCCAGCATCTGCGGGAAACTGTGGCGCTTGCGGCTTCGTCGGAACTGCACCAGCACGCGGTTAAAATCTTTCTGTGCCTGTATTTCAGCCTCCGACGGTTGAGGCGGGTCTATCCGTATGTCGTACTTACTGTTCACTTGGCAATATTTTTAGCGATTTTTCTTAATTTTTCCAAAATGCGATGGGTGCGTACTTTAACGTTGTTTTCCGTTTGCTCTAATATAAAGGCTATTTCTTTAAAAGGGCGGTCTTCAAAAAAACGCAACTCGAGCAATGCTACTTCTTCTTCGTCTAACTCATTGAATAACAGTTGGATGACTTGGGTTTGTTCCTGTTTTTTATCTTCGCCTGCCTCTGCAAAAAAGCGCTTGATGTCTTCGGTTTCTATGCTTACCACTCTTTTGCGTTGCGTATGGCGGTAAAATTCATTGACCTGATTGGTGGCAATCCGATACAGCCATGCCGAAAAAGGCAGACCTTTGTGTGTGTACTTTTCCAACCGAATCATTGCTTTGAGGAAAACTTGCGAGCAGAGGTCGGCCGTTATCTGGCTGTCGCCTACCCGGCGATTGATGAATAGGAATACCTGCCTGTAATACTTTTCGTAGAAATAGCCGAAAAGTTCAGGATTGTTTTTGGCCTGCTCGAGTATAAGTGCTTCCTGCTGAATCTGTTCGTCGGATTGGTGCATCAGGCTTTGCCGGGTAAGTTTAGGCTCATAATGCTATTGGCCGAGCAAAGGTTACAAAAAATTGCGGGTTTAAATGCCTCTTCAAATGAGAACTTTTCACCTGTGAAGTATCTGCCGCTACTGTATTGATTCCGATTGCGAGTATTTCTCGAGCAAAATCCGCATTTAAAAAGGATGCAAAAATTTGCTCACGTACTTACACCCCAAGCGCAAGCATTTTACGTAAATTACTGAAAAACAGATATTTAAATCTGAGAGGTCTTTGCCTACCTCAGGTTGATAGCAAACTCACGATAAAATTTTTTCGTGCACTAAGGCTGTGCCTTTGCCCAGTAGCGACGGTAGGCGTCCATCAGTGCATCATAAAGCAGTTCGCCTTGGAACGCATAGCCTTTGGGTGTCAGATGGAGGCGGTCGGCAGTGGCTAACTGGCTGCGTTGCCACTGGTCAACGGAGCGAAGCCCGCCCATGACCGTGTAAAAATCCCACACGGAAACGCCTGATTCTGTGGCTACTTGAAAAATCAGTTCGCGCACTTTGTTATTGTGCGGGTTCAGGTAGCGGCGGGCACGGTATGCGTCGCCGGGTGTTGTCAGCAGCACAGAGGTGCGAGGATAGGCGCGTTTGACCATGTTTACTAAAAACCGCAGGTTGGTCAGGAAAACTTCTTCGTCAAACTTGATTACGTGCGCATCGTTAGTGCCCAGTGAAAGAATTACCAAGTCGGGTTTGAGTACGCGCAGTTGGCGGTCAAAGTCTTCACAGCGAAAATAGGTAGTTACTTCCGCACCGTTTACGCCTACACTGCTGTACACAATGCCTGCGCGGTCGTTTTCCAATGAAAAACCCTGCAAAACAAACTGGGTTTGTGCGGGGTCGGAGCGAGTCAGTTTAATGGTAATTTCTTCCTGTGGTTTGCTGAACTCAAACTCAACGAATCCCTCGCGGCTCATGTAGCTGGAAACCAATTCGGACGGATTGGCTACTACCGTTACATTGAACGACGATTTATCAAAAACAGGGTAAAATATTTTGACGCGGGTAATATCGTAAACGGTGGCATTATTTTCCCTGTTGGGGTTGATGGTGAGGGTTGCGTTGGGGTCTTTGGCAATGGCGACCACTCCTGCAAGTCCCCACTTGGCATAGGCATCGCGCTTGATGCTGCGGACACCTTCCCACTTGCCTTGATAGCTGACCGAGTAATTTTGCGGATTGTTGGTTCCGGCAGCGGCATAGGGAAAAACAAAGCCCCGTCCGCCATTGCCGAAATTATTGGTCATTTGCATCAAGTCGCGCACACGACCTGAAAAAAAATCTGCCTGAATGTGCGAGTCGCCAATATGAACAATGTTTACCTTGCGTTTGATGCCGGACTCTAACTGCTTGACTGCCAGAAAGAAGTTGCGCATTCCTTCGCCGTTGGGGTTGGGCTGATGGATGACGTTTTCGGAATAGTTAATGAATCGGTAAGGTTGCGCCGACAGCGACAAAGCCGACAAGCAAAGACTTGTCAGTACGATTGCAAGGCGTTTGTATATCGGTGTGTTATTGCGCAATTCTGTTCCTGATTTTGTAGTTTTCATACTCTTTGATTAGGGCGTTGTAGAGCATTTCGCCTACCAAACGCGCCCCTCGCGGGGTAAAATGTGTATAGTCTTTGCCTGCCAGCGGCGGCTTGTTGTTTACCCAACTTACCATAGAGCCCTCGCCGCCCATTGCTTCGTACAAATCCCAAAAAGCACAGCCAGCGCGGAAGGCTGCCGCCCGTTGTGCATCGCGTATTTTGGGAACGTTGGGGTAGGAGGCATAGCCTGTGCCACTGCGTCGCGCCATATCGGAGAGTCCGACTACCAGAATATCTGCTTGCGGGGCTACCGATTTGAAAAAACGCAATTGCTTGTAGAGCATGTTCTCATAGAAAGTGTAATCGCGGAGTACATTGGGTACAACGTTTACGCCAAATTGCAAAATGATAAGTTTCACATTCAGCAATTCGTATTGGCGGCGCAGCCACTCGGCATTCATCTTAGTAAATTCCACACCTGAGCTGCCACGCATGGCAACGTTATCTAATGCGATGCCCTGATTGCAGTCTAAGGCAACACCAAAAAACTCGCTGCCTTCAGCACTTTCCAAACTGATGGACAACTTTTTGAATCGCCCCGGCACGGCCTGTTCCACTACGGCCACGTTTCGTTCCTGTTGCAGTGCAAAATCCAGCGTAGTGTCTTGCGGCAAGCCGTCCATTTTAATATGTGCGGCTACTTTGGCAAAAGGAGAAGCATAAATAAACTTGATGTTTTCTACCTGTGTGGCATTGGCAAACTCATCACTGAAGCGGGTTTCGCGAAAGCGGGAGGTAGCACGCCACGACAGTTGTGCAGGTGCCAGAGAGTCTTTGGGCACAGGCGGGCTGAACCGATAGGCGGCAGCCAGCACACCGTAGCGCCCCGTCCGATTGCTTTTGTTGTTGTTGCCATATATGGCATATTTAGACCAGTTGCCCGATGCTTCGGTGGAAATGGTTGAGCGGGAGGCTTGCAATTCTAAAAACGGGACAATGCCCACGCCGCAACCGCCAAATTTGCGCTGCAACCTCGAGCGAATATAGTCGCTGATGCGGTCGCCTTCTATTTGGGAGTCGCCGTAGTGCACAATGCGCACCAACGAAGGTTTTTGCGAAAGTGCTGCCCAAGCGGCAAATACGCGGTCTAATGCCGTCGGGTTCAGGCTGTCGGCAAATTGGATGGGGTATTTAGGGTCTGCAACAGGTTCAGGGCGCTCCTCTCTCTTGCCCGATGGTGTACCTGCGCTTGGCGATGCTAAACTATCGGGATTTATCGGGCTTTTTTGCACTTGCTTTGCGGCTTGCTCCAAACTGTCCAATCGGCGTGCCATTGCATTTAGGTCTGCCATGCGTTCTTCGTTCACAACCGTGGCTGTATCCGTACCCATAAAGTCCTTGAAAGTAAAGACTTTAAGTGTGAAGTTTTCGCTGAAAGGGATTTCGCCGGGCGATAAAACCATCAGGATAATGATGGCGCAGGCAACATAAAACAACAGCAGAATTGTACGAAAAGGAGTTACCATTCGCTCAAAAGGGCTAAAACAACCGCAAGTTAAGCGAAAATTAAATTGCGCCTGCTTTCTTTCTGGCTTGCTAAAACCTTTATTTTTGTTTCCGTATGGAAACTTTCTTTGTAGAATCACTCGGAATAGAACCGTTTTACTACCAGTGGGTGCTATTGCCGCTGATGGTTTTTTTGGCACGTATAGGAGATGTTTCGCTGGCAACCATGCGCATTATGTTGCTGATGAGCGGTCGTCGGCAGATTGCGCCCTTGCTCGGTTTTTTGGAAGCCCTCATCTGGATTTTAGCCATTGGGCAAATTATCCGCTCGGTAAACAGTCCATTGGCATACATTGCTTATGCGGCAGGTTTCGGCACAGGCACATATGTTGGTATGTGGATTGAGGGCAGGTTGGCTTTGGGTAAGGTGATTGTACGGGTAATTACGCGCCGCGATGCCACAGAATTAATTAAAGTGCTGATGCAGTCGCGGTTTGGGTTCACCAATATTGTGGCCGAAGGCAGAAAGGGAAATGTCAATGTTATTTTTTCGGTAGTGCAGCGCAAAGACTTGCCCGAATTGGTGCAACTGATAGAAGCACATAATCCCAACGCATTTTATACGATTGAAAATGTGCGCTATGCCAGCAACGGCGGCCTAATGATGATTGAAAATGATAATACGAAAGCGCTTTCGCCGCTTACCACCCTTAAAAAATAGTGCTAACTTTGTGGCAATCAACCTCATTTAATCTGTGAAAGAAGAATATCACCGTTGGTACTCGCCCCGTATCGGGCGCGACTTTGAAATGCTCACTTTCGGGCATTCGGGCTATCCGATGATTATTTACCCGACTTCTATGGGAAGATACTATCAGAACAAGGATTTTGGTCTGATTCATTCCATTGAATGGTTCATTAACACCGGCAGAATCAAAGTTTACTGCCCGGATAGCATTGACAATGACAGTTTTTACAATAAAAACATCCATCCGGCACATAAAATTGCCAACCATGTAATTTATGACGACCTGATTCTCAACGAAGTTGTTTACCGCGCCATGTATGAAACAGGCCGCAGCACGGTTTGTATGGCGGGTTGCAGCTTTGGCGGTTATCATGCACTGAACTTCTCATTCCGTCATCCCGACAAAGTGCGCTATATGTTCAGTTTGGGCGGCGCATTTGATATCCGCTCTTTTATGTGGGGACATTACGATGAGAATGTTTACTTCAACAATCCGGTGGACTATATGCCAAACCTTGGCCCCGGTTGGTATTTAGACAATATTCGCAACATGGGGATTGTGCTTGGAACCGGCGAATACGATATCTGCAAGGAAGACAACATCCGCATGTCGCAGATACTGCACAGCAAACATATTCCGCACTGGCTCGATATCCGCCCGGGAGCTAACCACGACTGGCCGGCTTGGAATATGGTACTGCCCGAGTACGTATCGCAAATGAACGTTTGACAATCAATAAAAAAACTGTCGGATTTTTAAACCCCGACAGTTTTTTATTGCCGATTTTTTGCTCATATACTTGGTTTACGGAACAATGACGCGTCGGCCAATGCTTGCGTAATACCAACCTGTTTGCTGCATCATATCTAAGCTGTACAGGTTGCGCCCGTCAAAAATTACCTTGGATGCCATGACAGTGGCCATTCTTTCCAAATCAGGGGTGCGGAACTCGCTCCATTCGGTTATGATAGCCAGTGCATCGGCACCTTGCAATGCCTGATAAGGGTCTTCGGCATAGCTGATTCGGTCGCCCAGTACTTTCTTGGTATTTTCCATTGCCTCAGGGTCAAAGGCCGTGATAACAGCGCCTTGTTTGAGTAAATCCTCTATGATGTAAAGGGCGGGTGCTTCGCGAATATCATCGGTATTAGGTTTGAAGGCAAGCCCCCAGACAGCAATTTTTTTGCCGCGCAGCTCATCGCCGTAAAAGTCTTTGATTTTTTCAGCCAGCACGTGGCGTTGCTGATAATTGACCGACATAACGGCATCCAATATGCGGAAGTTGTACTCATATTGGCGTGCAGTCAGGCTCAGTGCCTGCACGTCTTTTGGGAAGCAACTGCCGCCGTAGCCTACGCCCGGGAACAGAAAACGAGGGCCGATGCGTTTGTCGCTGCCCATACCCTTGCGCACATTGTCCACATCAGCTCCCACAAGCTCGCACAGGTTGGCGATTTCGTTCATAAAGCTGATGCGCATGGCTAAGTATGAGTTAGCGGCGTACTTGGTCATCTCGGCAGAGCGCTCATCCATAAAAATAATCGGGTTGCCTTGACGAACATAAGGCTCATACAAGCGCTGCATAATCTCGCGGGCGCGTTGCGAAGATGTACCTATGACTACGCGGTCAGGTTTGAGAAAATCCTCTACCGCTACGCCTTCGCGCAGAAACTCCGGATTGGAAACTACGTCAAAAGGCACTTTGGCATGAGCAGCAATGGCTGCATGTACCTTCTCGGCAGTACCAACCGGCACAGTACTTTTATCAACAATTACTTTGTATTCGTCAATAATTTTACCCAATTGTGAAGCAACTCCCAGCACATAAGACAAATCGGCTGAACCGTCTTCCCCCGGAGGAGTCGGCAGTGCAAGGAAAATAATCTGAGACTGTTTAACAGCCGATGCCAAATCGGTCGTAAATTGAAGTCGCCCTTGGCGAGTATTGCGCTCGAAGAGTAATTCAAGCCCCGGCTCATAAATAGGCAACTCTCCGTTGAGCAGTTTGTTTACTTTTTCAGCGTTATTGTCTACGCAAATAACATGGTTACCTGTTTCTGCAAAACAAGTACCTGAAACAAGGCCTACATACCCCGTTCCGATAACAGCAATTTTCATGGTAAATAATGGTTTGTCAGATTAGCATGCAATTTTATTGACTCTGTTTTGATGTCTGCCTCCTTCAAAAGGCGTTTTAAGGAAGGTATCAACCATACCGATGGCTTCTTCTATGGATACAAACCGCGCCGGCAGGCTGATAATATTAGCATCGTTGTGTTGGCGGGCAAGCGCTGCAAGTTCCTGTGTCCAACAAAGTGCTGCACGAATCCCTTGATGTTTGTTGGCAGTAATGGCAACACCGTTGCCGCTGCCGCAAATGAGTATGCCCAAATCTGCCGCGCCGCTTTCTACGGCCTCTGCCACAGGATGCGCAAAATCGGGGTAATCAACGGATTGCTCCGAATAAGTCCCCTTGTCATCCACCTGATAGCCAAGCGATTCAAGATGAGCGATGATTTTTGTTTTGTAGAGAAATCCTGCGTGGTCTGCGCCAATGGCAATTTTTTTTACTTCCATCATTGTTTAGTCTAATGAAACCTGCACCCTTGGAAAAGCCTGATACAGGCGTTGTTTGTCCTCAGGTGAAAACCGATTGTTGCCCAATTCAATTAATTTCAATGACTTTATCTGCGACATACAAACCGGGAACGTACTTAACTCGTTGTTCATCAGGTCTATGGCAAGCAGATTGCTAAGTTTGCAAATTTCGTTGGGCAACTGTGTGAGTTTATTCCCCCACAATATTAATACCTGTAAGCGTTGCAATTTAGCTATTTCGGGGGGTAAACTTGAAATTTTATTGGAGTTGAGGTCTAAATTTTCCAGTGCCGATAATTCAAACAGTTCGGCAGGCAGTCGGCTGATTTCATTTTTCCACAGCACAAGTTCGGTGAGCTGGGAGAGTTGCCCTATTTCCTTGGGCAAAGTTGCTATTTTGTTGTAGCTCAGGCTCAGTTGGCACAATGATTTCAGGTTGCTGACCGATGCAGGCACCACGCGCAGTAAGTTGTGCGACATATC belongs to Rhodoflexus caldus and includes:
- a CDS encoding DUF2179 domain-containing protein — protein: METFFVESLGIEPFYYQWVLLPLMVFLARIGDVSLATMRIMLLMSGRRQIAPLLGFLEALIWILAIGQIIRSVNSPLAYIAYAAGFGTGTYVGMWIEGRLALGKVIVRVITRRDATELIKVLMQSRFGFTNIVAEGRKGNVNVIFSVVQRKDLPELVQLIEAHNPNAFYTIENVRYASNGGLMMIENDNTKALSPLTTLKK
- a CDS encoding RNA polymerase sigma factor, which translates into the protein MHQSDEQIQQEALILEQAKNNPELFGYFYEKYYRQVFLFINRRVGDSQITADLCSQVFLKAMIRLEKYTHKGLPFSAWLYRIATNQVNEFYRHTQRKRVVSIETEDIKRFFAEAGEDKKQEQTQVIQLLFNELDEEEVALLELRFFEDRPFKEIAFILEQTENNVKVRTHRILEKLRKIAKNIAK
- the metH gene encoding methionine synthase, giving the protein MKTDIRQLLKERILVLDGAMGTMIQRYKLSEEDFRGERFKDHPHDLKGNNDLLSITRPDIIKEIHRQYLLAGADIIETNTFSGTRIAQADYQLEELAYELNYQSAKIAREVADEISSQQPDKPRYVAGALGPTNRTASISPDVNDPGYRAVTFDQLVEAYYEQVCGLVDGGADVLLVETIFDTLNAKAALFAIEKYFDEIHHTSMPPRRECAKGDKTQFPFLGIPGKKLPVMVSGTITDQSGRTLSGQVTEAFWHSISHAHIMSVGLNCALGARLMLPYAKELSRVANVAVSIYPNAGLPNEFGQYDETPEQMVAQLIEFAEAGLLNIVGGCCGTTPEHIRAIAQTVARYKPRQIPEKDNYLHLSGLEPLNITPETRFVNIGERTNVTGSRKFARLIKEGNYEEALDIARQQVEGGAQIIDINMDEGMLDSEAAMVKFLNLIAAEPDIARVPVMIDSSKWSVIEAGLKCVQGKGIVNSISLKEGEAKFKEHAHLIRRYGAAVVVMAFDEQGQADSYERRIEICKRSYDILVNEVGFPPQDIIFDPNILTVATGIEEHNNYAVDFIRATQWIKENLPGAKVSGGVSNISFSFRGNDVVREAMHSAFLYHAIQAGMDMGIVNAGMIEVYEEIPKDLLERIEDVLLNRRPDATERLVEFAEHVKNKGKEIVKDEAWRNEPVQERLKHALIKGIVEYIEQDTEEARQLYERPLQVIEGPLMDGMNIVGDLFGEGKMFLPQVVKSARVMKKAVAYLIPFIEEEKRNNPDALQSSGAGKILLATVKGDVHDIGKNIVGVVLACNNFEIIDLGVMVPLEKILDTAQKENVDIIGLSGLITPSLDEMVYVAQEMEKRKMTTPLLIGGATTSRIHTAVKIAPQYSHPVIHVLDASRSVPVAAALVSKEEGTKDALVNQIREEYEKLRTEHAARQGAKNYITLEEARRNKVAIDWETAPIVKPSFLGVKVFQDYSLAELARYIDWTPFFQSWELAGRFPAILNDPVVGSEARKLYDDAQVMLKHIIDNRLLQAKAVIGFFPANSVEDDIELYDFEELVLETTCDVHGSHKHVHYKENRQLVATLLHNLRQQNKKAKNLPNFCLSDFIAPKSSGREDYIGAFAVTAGIGAEELARQYEAQHDDYSSIMVKALADRLAEAFAERMHERVRKEFWGYAPDENLDNDALIHEKYVGIRPAPGYPACPDHLEKRTLFQLLHVTENIGLQLTESCAMYPAAAVSGWYYASPEAKYFGLGKIGKDQVEEYAARKGMSVEEIERWLSPVLGY
- a CDS encoding DUF4097 family beta strand repeat-containing protein — protein: MRNSAKHIQVALLSLLLTMFYWTAQASDRIEVTKKISEKYSMDAGDVAELTNRHGKIHINTWDKPEITVEVTVRAWGNNERRAKETLDRIEIKYGKTGNTVRFETIINSSGSININNINGFEINYLVNMPAKNGLKLNNRYGAVFLDNFSGSLDAAVKYGSFKANKITGTNKKLDIAYSSADIELLENGIIDLSYGNGIIREGGKLTVNNRYGKITYENVKELRTDTKYGGILIENEAETITGNIAYSDFKVHRLKKEIHMEARYAGSFSIDEVSKGFSAIDLEGAYSSFTVYFGSGQNFEFSATSSYGSIRMDVAGADIRRDISQSQTQTLEGQVGKGGGKVRIATKYGSIRMR
- a CDS encoding GDSL-type esterase/lipase family protein is translated as MKTTKSGTELRNNTPIYKRLAIVLTSLCLSALSLSAQPYRFINYSENVIHQPNPNGEGMRNFFLAVKQLESGIKRKVNIVHIGDSHIQADFFSGRVRDLMQMTNNFGNGGRGFVFPYAAAGTNNPQNYSVSYQGKWEGVRSIKRDAYAKWGLAGVVAIAKDPNATLTINPNRENNATVYDITRVKIFYPVFDKSSFNVTVVANPSELVSSYMSREGFVEFEFSKPQEEITIKLTRSDPAQTQFVLQGFSLENDRAGIVYSSVGVNGAEVTTYFRCEDFDRQLRVLKPDLVILSLGTNDAHVIKFDEEVFLTNLRFLVNMVKRAYPRTSVLLTTPGDAYRARRYLNPHNNKVRELIFQVATESGVSVWDFYTVMGGLRSVDQWQRSQLATADRLHLTPKGYAFQGELLYDALMDAYRRYWAKAQP
- a CDS encoding RNA polymerase sigma factor is translated as MQLPVFTDCLWFKNSWQETLMRALMKITQTPGESNKDVYHNEHQAVIDACRKGDSKAQFQLYRLYAKAMYNTCLRITGNTALAEDALQETFLTAFQRLGSYRGESAFGAWLKRIAVNTAINQSRKWQKELLTGEETTDIPEETEEPDEDLPLKIALVQQAISQLPDGFRVVFSLYALESYEHSEIAEILGISVSTSKTQYNRAKAKLRDMLRQQRNDW
- a CDS encoding SGNH/GDSL hydrolase family protein; this translates as MVTPFRTILLLFYVACAIIILMVLSPGEIPFSENFTLKVFTFKDFMGTDTATVVNEERMADLNAMARRLDSLEQAAKQVQKSPINPDSLASPSAGTPSGKREERPEPVADPKYPIQFADSLNPTALDRVFAAWAALSQKPSLVRIVHYGDSQIEGDRISDYIRSRLQRKFGGCGVGIVPFLELQASRSTISTEASGNWSKYAIYGNNNKSNRTGRYGVLAAAYRFSPPVPKDSLAPAQLSWRATSRFRETRFSDEFANATQVENIKFIYASPFAKVAAHIKMDGLPQDTTLDFALQQERNVAVVEQAVPGRFKKLSISLESAEGSEFFGVALDCNQGIALDNVAMRGSSGVEFTKMNAEWLRRQYELLNVKLIILQFGVNVVPNVLRDYTFYENMLYKQLRFFKSVAPQADILVVGLSDMARRSGTGYASYPNVPKIRDAQRAAAFRAGCAFWDLYEAMGGEGSMVSWVNNKPPLAGKDYTHFTPRGARLVGEMLYNALIKEYENYKIRNRIAQ